Below is a genomic region from Methanocorpusculum vombati.
CGGCTGCTCTCGGCGGCTGAGGCACGCGGGGTGACGGTTCTGTCCACGGATGTTGATGCGTTCGGCGTTGCAAAGATGATTCACCTGACACTCCCTGCCGAGATGATCATGGCGACGGATGTTCCGACAGTGCACACGAACGATACGCTGGAGTACGTGAAACAGCTGGTCTCGAACTCCAAGTACCGGACTGCCTGTGTGGTGGATGATGCGGGGATGCTGATCAGTACGATCTCCCGCAACTCGCTGATGGAGGATGTGGCCAAGTCGGTGATTCTGCTGGATCACAATGAGTACAGTCAGGCGGTTGAGGGTATTGAGACGGCTGACATCATAGAGATCATCGATCATCACCGGCTGGGGGCTATGGCGACGCTCCGGCCAATCCGGTTTGATATGGAGCCGGTAGGGTCTACGTCGACGATTGTGACACGCAGGTTTATGGAGTCGGGCATGCGGCCGGAGAAGGGAGTTGCCGGTGCTTTGCTTTCGGGCATTCTTTCCGATACGCTCGGTCTGAAGATGTCAACGACGACAAAATTGGATGAGGAGGCGGTGTCGTTCCTTGCGGAGATTGCGGGAGTTGATCCGGAGGCCTATGCGCAGGAGCTGATTGCTGAGGGAATGTCTCTGTCAGGCGTTTCCCAGACGGAGCTGCTTGACCGGGATACGAAGGAGTACACGCTGTCCGGCAAACGGGTGGTGGTTGCCCAGATTCTGACGCCGTCCTATGAGTATGCCCGTGCAGCGTCGGCTGATATTTATGCGGCGCTTCGGGAGAAGATGCTCCAGCCGAACGCTCCGGATATGTATATTGCGCTGTATACGAGTGTTGCGGAGATGGGGTCGGATATGTTTGCCGTAGCGGATGAGGCGACGATGCTGAAGATGCACTGGGGAAAAGAGCCTCTGCATCTTGAGGGTGTGGTCTCAAGGAAGAAGGATTTCGTGCCGCACTTCGGACGGATTCTGGCAAATATTTTGTAACGGGGCAGGTTTCTCCCCGATATTTTTTCGCGGCTGTGCTACATCCTCTCTGAGTAGGATGTAGTACATAATTGAATATTAATCTACCTGCAAAGGTGAAAACCCGGCAGGATGTTTTCGCTTTTGCAGTATGATTTTTCGTGTGTGCTTGCGTGGCGTCTTTTGTCTGTGGGAACCGGATTATGTAACCGCGTATTACACGCCCTGCGGTTTCGTTTCTTGTTTCGCAGAATCTTTTCAAACTGCCTTTTTCCGTGTACGATGACAAACATACTGCCTGATCATAGACATCCAATTTTTTAGAAAACTGCTGTTCAAATCCTGCATACTTTCTAAAAAAACTGTTCAAAGAAAATTACAGGTTACATCCTACTCAGAGAGGATTCAATCAGCATTTTTTCTAACCGGTTTCTGCGGAGAAACAGCTGACTGAATTTTCAGAGGAGATGTATTGATGGACGATTGTCTGCGGCTGTATGGTGTCTCTGGCACGAAGAATGGATTGAGAAAACAGAAAGCGGGGAGTAAAAGCCGGAGAACGGTAATGCATGTACCGGATGACGGGGTTACTCCGGTAATTGCCGTTGCGATGCTGATTGGCATGGTGGCGGTAGCGGGGATTATCATCAGTATTGCCATGTTTGCGGCGCTGGGGGATGCGTCGGGGACACTGCCGGACGTACGGTTTCAGGCGTCGGCGGATGGAAAGAGTCTTTATCATGCGGGCGGGGATGCGCTGCCGCTGAAGAGTCTGGTGTTTTATGATAAAGGGATGATGCTGATTCCGAATTTTCAGCTGATAAAGGGCGGAAGTACTGAGGCAGCATCTCTTGAGGAACAGGATGTGTGGGAAACCGGGGACCGGATTCAGTTTGATGAGCTTGAGGGTCTGTCGATTGTCGGCTTGGACAGCCGTGGTAATCCTGCATTGCTGTGGCGGGGAGTGAATGCAATGGTGCTGCCGGTTGGGGATATGGTGCCGGATGTGTGGGAGGATCTGCCGATATCCCCAATACAACCTGGGATGAAATATACTATGTATGTAAATACAACATGGGAGGAATTGTTGGAAATGGCAAGGAATAGTTCGAAAAATGGTATAAATATTGGACAAAAGCAGGTTGTAAATAATACTGGGCATCAGGAATACTGGTACATTGGATGGTCTAATGCATGGTTATCCAAAACGGATGGCGAAAATCACATCTCCATTGAGGACTATGTAGCAAGACTACCAAGTAGCATGTTCAAAATGGATTTTACAAATATACGTAACAGTACGGACATTATTCAAGGACCAAAGTGGAAACCGGGGAAAGCTCCAGAAGCAGGAACATTATTTGAAGATGATGATGGGGTTCTTTATGTTTGGTATGGTGGGAAAATATCTGATAACGATTCGTGGTCAACAAAAATAAATGAAGCGCACTGGAATTTGGTTGGAATACGTAATTCCTGATAAATAAATTTACACATAGAAAACGCAGATGAAGAGATCCCCACGCACAAAACATATGAAAAAGTTACCTCCAGATATCATTATCTGTTCAGAATGTTTCGTGTACACTTTTTCATAATGAGCGTGCATTCTTTATTCCTGAATATTCTATGAATAGAGCTTGCACGGCGTTCCTCAATGGCAGAAACTATTCTGGTCTCTAAAAAATCCATTCTATGGCTTTACACTTGTTACGTCACGAACGTTTTTACTTTCATTTTTGGGAAATGGTAAGCGATTGAGTGGTGTCTTCGGCACTGTGCAAAAAACACCAAGCAGTACACAGTTTTTTCAAAAAGACCTTGAAATCATTTCGTCACATCACAATTTCCTCATCACACAAATTTATTTCATGCAC
It encodes:
- a CDS encoding putative manganese-dependent inorganic diphosphatase gives rise to the protein MKSIYVIGHRHPDTDSICSVIGYAAYLNKQGSGQYIAARCGDLNAESRYALEKFGVEAPELILSVEPSVADIAFTYPQSATASTPTIDVIEAMDANDLRNLPITDSTGKLIGLVSEHGLARAYVSTIKRENLTMSPMPVDTLARILSADVRVKKHEVLEGSVYISIDALHVILSRITAKDIAIVGDDEPTQLALVSAGIAALIIADSAPVGGRLLSAAEARGVTVLSTDVDAFGVAKMIHLTLPAEMIMATDVPTVHTNDTLEYVKQLVSNSKYRTACVVDDAGMLISTISRNSLMEDVAKSVILLDHNEYSQAVEGIETADIIEIIDHHRLGAMATLRPIRFDMEPVGSTSTIVTRRFMESGMRPEKGVAGALLSGILSDTLGLKMSTTTKLDEEAVSFLAEIAGVDPEAYAQELIAEGMSLSGVSQTELLDRDTKEYTLSGKRVVVAQILTPSYEYARAASADIYAALREKMLQPNAPDMYIALYTSVAEMGSDMFAVADEATMLKMHWGKEPLHLEGVVSRKKDFVPHFGRILANIL
- a CDS encoding type IV pilin N-terminal domain-containing protein, yielding MDDCLRLYGVSGTKNGLRKQKAGSKSRRTVMHVPDDGVTPVIAVAMLIGMVAVAGIIISIAMFAALGDASGTLPDVRFQASADGKSLYHAGGDALPLKSLVFYDKGMMLIPNFQLIKGGSTEAASLEEQDVWETGDRIQFDELEGLSIVGLDSRGNPALLWRGVNAMVLPVGDMVPDVWEDLPISPIQPGMKYTMYVNTTWEELLEMARNSSKNGINIGQKQVVNNTGHQEYWYIGWSNAWLSKTDGENHISIEDYVARLPSSMFKMDFTNIRNSTDIIQGPKWKPGKAPEAGTLFEDDDGVLYVWYGGKISDNDSWSTKINEAHWNLVGIRNS